From the Gordonia bronchialis DSM 43247 genome, one window contains:
- a CDS encoding acyl-ACP desaturase — MPHVMTDMEILTELEPVVDDNLNRHLSIAKDWYPHDYIPWSQGRDYAAMGGEDWDIEQSQLSEVARVAMITNLLTEDNLPSYHRTIAENFTLDGAWGTWIGRWTAEENRHGVAMRDYLVVTRGVDPVQLENDRMVHMTRGVHAPDEFQGPLDQVAYVSFQELATRVSHRQTGLVCNDPVADAMLKRIALDENLHMIFYRNLAGAAFDLTPDQAITSVTKIIKGFGMPGTGMPNWRRNGAMMVKHGIYDLRQHLDEVVRPILKIWRVFDRGDYGPEGQKSLEELGLFLEQLERDVLKFEESRARLVARLRAKAEREEDVATLVGD; from the coding sequence ATGCCGCACGTGATGACCGACATGGAGATTCTGACCGAGCTGGAACCGGTCGTCGACGACAACCTCAACCGGCACCTGTCCATCGCGAAGGACTGGTACCCGCACGACTACATCCCGTGGAGTCAGGGCCGCGACTACGCGGCGATGGGCGGTGAGGACTGGGACATCGAACAATCGCAGCTCTCCGAGGTCGCCCGCGTCGCGATGATCACCAACCTCCTGACCGAGGACAACCTGCCGTCCTATCACCGCACGATCGCCGAGAACTTCACCCTCGACGGCGCCTGGGGCACCTGGATCGGCCGGTGGACGGCCGAGGAGAACCGTCACGGGGTGGCGATGCGTGACTACCTGGTGGTGACCCGCGGCGTCGACCCGGTGCAGCTGGAGAACGACCGGATGGTTCACATGACCCGCGGCGTCCACGCCCCGGACGAGTTCCAGGGTCCGCTCGACCAGGTCGCCTACGTCAGTTTTCAGGAGCTGGCCACCCGAGTGAGCCACCGCCAGACGGGCCTGGTCTGCAACGATCCGGTGGCCGACGCGATGCTCAAGCGCATCGCTCTCGACGAGAACCTGCACATGATCTTCTACCGGAATCTGGCCGGTGCGGCCTTCGATCTCACGCCGGATCAGGCCATCACCTCGGTCACCAAGATCATCAAGGGTTTCGGGATGCCCGGCACCGGCATGCCGAACTGGCGGCGCAACGGCGCGATGATGGTCAAACACGGCATCTACGACCTCCGTCAGCATCTCGACGAGGTGGTTCGGCCGATCCTGAAGATCTGGCGGGTGTTCGACCGGGGCGATTACGGGCCCGAGGGGCAGAAATCGCTCGAGGAACTGGGCCTGTTCCTCGAGCAACTCGAACGTGACGTGCTCAAGTTCGAGGAGAGTCGTGCTCGCCTCGTTGCGCGGTTGCGCGCCAAGGCCGAACGCGAGGAGGACGTCGCGACACTCGTCGGCGACTAG